From a region of the Dictyostelium discoideum AX4 chromosome 2 chromosome, whole genome shotgun sequence genome:
- a CDS encoding beta-ketoacyl synthase family protein — protein sequence MISGIEEDIKEKPFVVFFFSGQGGIHNKLAVELYEKEPVFKKWTDDIDNILKEKYYGYSMIEKLKSINDDDREALYDQHLAHSILFILQISLFKLYKHYDVTPDIIYGLSLGEIASSYCSGMIDLETACFVLYSRAVSINKTFKEYDRTLVSVDISEENFNSKYSLKFPSIEIACKIHAHTITLGGKITDINQLFELFDIDNVSYKRLPIASSFHTSSMESIREEILNLSFDYSQPTITHFSTVTCKPFDIKTQPFNSFYLYNNIREPCLLEESTKNIYLFHLNNNNLNYDNNNNNYKNNEYNYDNIDKLTNQKKYNQSKKPIFIIEISAQYSLIYFIEKTIYELSIKYNDKNNNNNNNNNNNNNNINNNKFLSTLYRDKNGDLNTFKNVISNIKEVYKN from the exons atgatttcagGTATTGAAGAAgatataaaagaaaaaccatttgttgtgttttttttttcaggtCAAGGTGGAATTCATAATAAATTAGCAGTCGAATTATATGAAAAAGAACCAGTTTTTAAGAAATGGActgatgatattgataatattttaaaagagaAATATTATGGATATTCGatgattgaaaaattaaaatcaataaacgATGATGATAGAGAAGCATTATATGATCAACATCTTGctcattcaattttatttatattacaaatttcattatttaaattatataaacattATGATGTAACTCCTGATATAATTTATGGTTTAAg tttaGGTGAGATTGCATCATCATATTGTTCTGGAATGATTGATTTAGAAACAGCatgttttgttttatattcAAGAGCagtatcaattaataaaacatttaaagaATATGATAGAACATTGGTATCAGTTGATATTTCAGAAGaaaatttcaattcaaaatatagtttaaaattcccatcaattgaaattgctTGTAAAATTCATGCTCATACCATTACATTGGGTGGGAAAATTACAGATATTAATCaactatttgaattgtttgatattgataatgtCAGTTATAAAAGATTACCAATTGCATCAAGTTTTCACACTTCTTCTATGGAATCTATTAGGGAAGAAATTCTTAATTTATCATTCGATTATTCTCAACCTACTATTACTCATTTTTCAACAGTAACTTGTAAACCATTTGATATCAAAACCCAaccatttaattcattttatctttataataatattcgtGAGCCATGTCTATTGGAAGAATcaacaaaaaatatttatttatttcatttaaataataataatttaaattatgataataataacaataattataaaaataatgaatataattatgacaatattgataaattaacaaatcaaaaaaaatataaccaatcaaaaaaaccaatatttataatagaaATATCTGCGCAATActctttaatttattttattgagaAAACAATATATGAATTATCAATCaaatataatgataaaaataataataataataataataataataataataataataatattaataataataaatttttatctaCCTTGTATAGAGACAAAAATGGAGATTTAAatacatttaaaaatgtaatatcaaatattaaagagGTTTAcaaaaactaa
- a CDS encoding beta-ketoacyl synthase family protein, producing MEEILFPTKSPHITFMFTGQGCCFPKMGLGLYNSEPIFKEWIDRIDEILKSKYYGYSMFEKINSIDEKDQDGLNNQHLSHSALFMFEVSLCKLLNYYGLHPNLIIGISLGEIASAFCSGMIDLETSCFLTYKRAFSIEKTINGDSTLIIVAISENEFLNNYSLKYTNIEIASNLTSSSLLVGGKKNDLLSFCQELKEKKIFFAQTSLPTSFHTSSMEPIKNDIIQLTINNQSPKITHLSSVNCKFFNGYDNQFNSTYLYYNIRNQVSLAPTVKVMCNYFDQMNSFDFYHHKNIVIEISPHNALFQHVQRTIDTIQNFQSKKNTFFFAPLSKGKNEVINLKKMILKINSLN from the coding sequence atggaagaaattttatttccaaCCAAATCACCACATATTACATTTATGTTTACTGGTCAAGGATGTTGTTTTCCAAAAATGGGTCTTGGTTTATATAATAGTGAAccaatatttaaagaatggATTGATagaattgatgaaattttaaaatcaaaatattatgGTTATTCaatgtttgaaaaaattaattcaattgatgaaaaagATCAAGATGGATTAAACAATCAACATTTATCACATTCTGCTTTATTCATGTTTGAAGTTTCTCtatgtaaattattaaattattatggtTTAcatccaaatttaataattggtatAAGTTTGGGTGAAATCGCATCAGCATTTTGTTCTGGTATGATTGATTTAGAGACATCATGTTTTTTAACCTATAAAAGGGCATtctcaattgaaaaaaccaTTAATGGTGATAGTACATTAATTATAGTTGCAATTtctgaaaatgaatttttaaataattattcattgaaatatacaaatattgaaattgcaAGTAACcttacatcatcatcattattagtgggtggtaaaaaaaatgatttactTTCATTTTgtcaagaattaaaagaaaagaaaatatttttcgCTCAAACCTCATTACCAACTTCATTTCATACATCAAGTATggaaccaattaaaaatgatataattcaattaacaattaataatcagTCACCTAAAATCACTCATTTATCAAGTGTGAattgtaaattctttaatggATATGATAACCAATTCAATTCAActtatctttattataatattcgTAATCAAGTTTCATTAGCTCCAACTGTAAAAGTAATGTGTAATTATTTCGATCAAAtgaattcatttgatttttatcaTCATAAAAATATAGTGATTGAAATTTCACCCCATAATGCATTATTTCAACATGTTCAAAGAACAATTGatacaattcaaaattttcaaagtaaaaaaaatacttttttctTTGCTCCATTATCTAAAGGTAAAAATGaagttataaatttaaaaaaaatgattttaaaaattaatagtttaaattaa
- the mcfH gene encoding mitochondrial substrate carrier family protein, whose translation MLSNSVNNNNNNNNINNSNSNNNDSNIHKNVKKLMVASIFGGIMSSLIVTPLDVVKTRLQTQNTGSHINQKHVFKGTLDAFKKIYKNEGPLTFWRGVTPSLLMTIPSATIYFTSYEYLKEYLYQFNDTEAYNIYTVPLVAGTLARIFSASVTSPFELLRTNSQGIVLQNAYKNTVAMAASSSTATIGTIPLSSEQRFNSFKLYRDIVNNVGIKGLWRGLGPTLVRDVPFSAIYWAGYEVLKNKLMKSQIDPNFSRNSKSPFFINFIAGATSGTLAAVLTTPIDVIKTRIQMSAQQTLSPSLTPQQQLDFIKKNNSSIYHLKQILSQEGWKGLTKGLVPRVAKVSPACAIMISTFEYIKQSHIADDN comes from the exons aTGCTTAGCAAtagtgttaataataataataataataataacattaataatagtaatagtaataataatgattcaaataTTCATAAGAATGTTAAGAAATTAATGGTTGCATCAATTTTCGGCGGTATTATGTCATCATTAATTGTCACACCACTTGACGTTGTTAAAACTAGACTTCAAACTCAAAATACAGGTTCTCATATAAACCAAAAACATGTATTCAAGGGTACACTTGATGCATTTAAAAAGATCTATAAAAATGAAGGTCCTTTAACCTTTTGGAGAGGTGTAACTCCTTCATTATTAATGACAATACCAAGTGCAACAAT atatttCACATCatatgaatatttaaaagaatatttatATCAATTTAATGATACAGAAgcatataatatatatactGTACCATTGGTGGCAGGTACATTGGCAAGAATTTTTTCAGCAAGTGTAACATcaccatttgaattattaagaACCAATTCCCAAGGAATAGTATTACAAAATGCATATAAAAATACAGTTGCCATGGcagcatcatcatcaacagcTACAATTGGAACAATACCATTATCATCAGAACaaagatttaattcatttaaattatatagaGATATAGTAAACAATGTTGGAATTAAAGGATTGTGGAGAGGATTGGGACCAACTTTAGTTAGGGATGTACCATTTTCAGCAATCTATTGGGCAGGTTATGAagttttaaagaataaattaatgaaatcacAAATTGATCCAAATTTTAGcagaaattcaaaatcaccATTTTTCATTAACTTCATTGCTGGTGCAACAAGTGGTACATTGGCGGCTGTACTAACAACACCAATTGATGTCATTAAAACTAGAATTCAAATGTCAGCACAACAAACTCTATCACCCTCTTTAAcgccacaacaacaattagatttcataaagaaaaataatagttcaaTTTATCATCTCAAACAAATACTTTCTCAAGAAGGTTGGAAAGGTTTAACAAAAGGTTTAGTACCACGTGTTGCTAAAGTTTCACCTGCTTGTGCTATTATGATTTCAACATTTGAATATATTAAACAATCACATATTGCTGatgataattaa
- the thoc7 gene encoding hypothetical protein has product MKLIKKLLEDEEDSFFKNKIVFKNFVIKKVFKKYLQFINVTTGNNENSSVDLQSLCTQLINEFGHLELSVQKAQTISETCTDETLYYQQLSKQREIEIENEKKEIAILKETLDYEKKQRQYKEQYLALYKAINEKPSTEQTEKEIEKAQKELNEITDQTNKTTSKLELRTKQFQLLLHTLNELEKNLDESIPFIENSNNNNNNSNSDQSNTPMES; this is encoded by the exons atg aaattaattaaaaaattattggaagatgaagaagattcattctttaaaaataaaatcgtttttaaaaattttgtaattaaaaaagtttttaaaaagtatttacaatttataaatgtaACCACAggaaataatgaaaatagttCAGTTGATCTTCAATCATTATGTactcaattaataaatgagtTTGGTCATTTAGAATTATCAGTTCAAAAAGCTCAAACAATCTCTGAAACTTGTACAGATGAAACTTTATATTATCAACAACTAAGTAAACAAAGAG aaattgaaatagaaaatgaaaaaaaagaaattgcaattttaaaagaaacattggattatgaaaaaaaacagaGACAATATAAAGAACAATACTTGGCATTATATAAAGCCATTAATGAAAAACCCTCAACCGAACAaactgaaaaagaaattgaaaaagctCAAAAAGAGTTAAATGAAATAACCgatcaaacaaataaaactacctcaaaattagaattaagaaccaaacaatttcaattacTTTTACATACTTTAAATGAATTGGAAAAGAATTTAGATGAGTCAATTCCTTTCattgaaaatagtaataataataataataatagtaatagtgatCAATCAAATACACCTATGGAAagttaa
- the msh1 gene encoding DNA mismatch repair protein (mutS homolog): MEQYSGFKKKYPNEILFFRLGDFYEMFDEDAKIASNLLGITLTSRKQGKNRNREIPMCGVPSHSAEIHIAKLVKLGKSVAICDQVEDSNEAKEGRRIINRQIVRIITPGTLYEDRYLTSNSNYLCSILPNGFELNDYLMVADDSSNNNNSNSNSNNNNNISNNISNTKFSASSQFSISWLDISTGDFFISSSTLENLSSELNRIQPKEILIPASLNYNQQISKILKPYNVSMENDLKSFNYKKKTFKIFNEAFNNNNNNEINNEYFENEFSNDELNSAGSILSYIIKTNIGIGNNNDNSSNPLFSLNLPKRIDSHNSMFIDYSTMQSLEITKTYQGDKKGSLLESIDKTITPQGGRLLFSRIQSPSLELKEINSRLNQLEFFYNNMELTNEVRSFLNAGSDIERCIQRLKINKSGPRDLHTIGSTLQSIFHLKESLQSKLLTMKINEQTESINQLLLKIQQTHLTPLLNHLSAALIDSPPSISVNDGGFIKEGYSKELDRYKLISRNSDALINEFRETYRNKLKIPKLKVNKNSIIGYYIEISSSDRDKIPLNFIHIQTLLSVMRFKSSDLIILEDEINRAASKVLEYEIQLYYVLVDLVCKYSNEIKQVSSVIANLDISTSLAKISKQRRYIKPILVNNNNNNNNNIVVDNDNNDNDRLILDIKDGRHPTVENSTTEFIGNDLQLNKGIDDANLWLITGPNMGGKSTFLRQNALIILMAQMGSFVPASYAKIGIVDAIFSRVGSSDDLSNDKSTFMVEMVETASILKKATNRSFVIMDEVGRGTSTLDGISIAQSVVEYLNQVNRCRTLFATHYHELTKNLDETPHIKCYCLAIQEDEDEILFTHKIVPGMSNKSYGIFCAKMAGIPNSVLERSKSILFELESNNKLNFNKNKIKKN; this comes from the exons ATGGAACAATATAGtggatttaaaaagaaataccCAAATGAAATACTTTTCTTTAGATTAGGCGATTTTTATGAAATGTTTGATGAAGATGCAAAAATTgcttcaaatttattaggTATAACA TTAACATCAAGAAAACAAggtaaaaatagaaatagagAGATACCAATGTGTGGAGTACCATCACATTCAGCAGAGATTCATATTGCTAAATTAGTTAAACTTGGTAAATCAGTAGCAATTTGTGATCAAGTTGAGGATTCTAATGAAGCAAAAGAAGGTAGAAGAATTATAAATAGACAAATCGTTAGAATCATTACACCTGGTACTTTATATGAAGATAGATATTTAACATCCAATAGTAATTATCTATGTTCAATCTTACCTAATGGATTTGAACttaatgattatttaatggtTGCTGatgatagtagtaataataataatagtaatagtaatagtaataataataataatattagtaataatattagtaatacaAAATTTTCAGCAAGTTCacaattttcaatatcatgGTTAGATATTAGTACAGGTGATTTCTTTATATCTTCATCAACATTAGAAAATCTATCATCAGAATTAAATAGAATTCAAccaaaagaaatattaataccagcatcattaaattataatcaacaaatttcaaaaatattaaaaccatATAATGTTTCAAtggaaaatgatttaaaaagttttaattataaaaagaaaacttttaaaatttttaatgaagcatttaataataataataataatgaaattaataatgaatattttgaaaatgaattttcaaatgatgaattaaataGTGCAGGTTCAATTTTAagttatataattaaaacaaatattggtattggcaataataatgataatagtagtaatccattattttcattaaatttaccaaaaaGAATTGATTCACATAATTCAATGTTTATTGATTATTCAACAATGCAATCATTagaaattacaaaaacatATCAAGGTGATAAGAAAGGTAGTTTATTAGAAAGTATTGATAAAACTATAACACCACAAGGTGGTAGATTATTATTCTCAAGAATTCAATCACCAAGTTTAGAATTGaaagaaatcaattcaagattgaatcaattggaattcttttataataatatggaGTTGACAAATGAAGTTAGAAGTTTTTTAAATGCTGGTTCAGATATTGAAAGATGTATTCAAcgtttaaaaattaataaatcaggACCAAGAGATTTACATACCATTGGCAGTACATTACAATCGATTTTCCATTTAAAAGAATCATTACAATCAAAACTTTTAACTATGAAAATCAATGAGCAAACTGAATCgattaatcaattattattgaaaattcaacaaaCCCATTTAACACCATTATTGAACCACCTTTCGGCTGCATTGATTGATTCACCACCTTCGATTAGTGTAAATGATGGTGGTTTCATTAAGGAAGGTTATTCGAAAGAATTGGATAGATATAAATTAATCTCAAGAAATAGTGATGCTTTAATCAATGAATTTAGAGAAACCTATAGaaacaaattaaagataCCAAAACttaaagtaaataaaaattcaatcattGGTTATTACATTGAAATCTCATCATCTGATCGTGATAAAATACCTTTGAATTTCATTCATATTCAAACTCTACTCTCTGTAATGAGATTTAAATCAAGTGATTTAATCATATTAgaagatgaaattaatagAGCGGCTTCAAAGGTTTTAGAATATGAAATTCAACTTTATTATGTATTGGTTGATTTAGTTTGTAAATAtagtaatgaaattaaacaaGTTAGTTCAGTAATTGCAAATTTAGATATTTCAACAAGTTTAgctaaaatttcaaaacaaaGAAGATatattaaaccaattttagttaataataataataacaataataataatattgttgttgataatgataataatgataatgatcgattaattttagatattaaaGATGGTAGACATCCAACAGttgaaaattcaacaactGAATTTATTGGTAATGATTTACAATTGAATAAAGGTATTGATGATGCAAATCTTTGGTTAATTACAGGTCCTAATATGGGTGGAAAGAGTACATTTTTACGTCAAAATGctttaatcattttaatgGCTCAAATGGGTTCATTCGTACCTGCTTCTTATGCTAAAATCGGTATTGTTGATGCTATATTTAGTAGAGTGGGTTCTTCAGATGAtctttcaaatgataaatcaaCATTTATGGTTGAGATGGTTGAAACAGCTTCAATTCTAAAGAAGGCTACTAATAGATCTTTCGTAATTATGGATGAAGTAGGTCGTGGTACAAGTACTTTGGATGGTATTTCAATTGCTCAATCTGTAGTGGAATATCTTAATCAAGTTAACAGATGTAGAACTCTCTTTGCAACTCATTATCATGAACTAACTAAAAATTTAGATGAAACACCTCATATAAAATGTTATTGTTTAGCAATTCAAgaggatgaagatgaaatCTTGTTCACTCATAAAATCGTACCTGGAATGTCAAATAAATCTTATGGTATTTTTTGTGCAAAAATGGCGGGTATACCAAATTCGGTCTTAGAAagatcaaaatcaattttatttgaattagaatctaataataaattaaattttaataaaaataaaattaaaaaaaattaa
- the hspG2 gene encoding heat shock protein Hsp20 domain-containing protein — protein sequence MATIFDILKTLNNNNNNINNNKIESCKRQYTVNKRIDIIPSMDVTMTNDKLIIETELPGVSKNDIDINIKDSILIIQGEKKNNIIKLQQQQQQQSEKSSQSTNNKDDDEPSIEEYEDDTKLKSNLNKNTENKDENKTTSSITNKKFISERSFGNFKRYLNLSEILYQLDLNSINTQFENGLLTITINKKSDNFQIKLKSI from the coding sequence atggcAACAATCTTTGATATTTTGaaaacattaaataataataataataatataaataataataagattgAAAGTTGTAAACGACAATACACAGTTAATAAAAGAATTGATATAATACCATCAATGGATGTAACCATgacaaatgataaattaatcaTTGAAACAGAACTACCAGGTGTTTCAAAGAATGATAtcgatattaatattaaagattCAATTCTCATCATTCAAggtgaaaagaaaaataacataatcaaactacaacaacaacaacaacaacaaagtgAAAAATCATCTCAATCTACAAAcaataaagatgatgatgaaccaTCAATTGAAGAATATGAAGATGATACTAAATTAAagtcaaatttaaataaaaatactgaAAATAAggatgaaaataaaacaacaagTTCAATAACcaataaaaagtttatatCAGAAAGATCATTTGGCAATTTTAAGagatatttaaatctttcaGAAATATTATACcaattagatttaaattcaatcaatactcaatttgaaaatggtttattaacaattacaattaataagAAATCtgataattttcaaataaaattaaaatcaatataa